ACTGAAATGCGATAAATGAAGCATATATAAAGGAAGACAAATTTATTGAGAACACTATGGTGGCACTATAATCTGAAAAGTAAGACTAAAGGAAGCAGATAGTCTTATACATATATTAAGCTCATCATCAAGCAAGAGACCTTCGGTGGAGTCATTATATAATGTGATGTTATTAACAAATTTAATCAATTACTGTTCTTTGTAGTTTTTATTGTCtatccaaaatgaccaaaacacaaaaaaacacatacagCAAAAATAACTAGTCTTAAGCTTTATTTGAGAAtagcttatttagttgaaattgaaaactttttgctaaaagtattatagaaaaaaactaaaagctaacTTAATAGTATAATGAGACCCATAAATTGTACCAAAAAGTATAATGAGACTCATGattagtagtaaaaaaatgaGCTAAAAACTTTAATAAGTTTTAACTTTCATTGCTTCCCAAACATACTCTTAGAAACAAATATTTTGGGGTCAACAATAGATCATCAATAAATTAGTTAGGATCAAACATACAAGTATTTTTCCATCAAAAGCCAATGagtgaaagagaaaatgacaaaacaattgaaaaaaaaagtactattaTATGTCATGACAAAATCGACCATCGGATCTAACATAGACACTATTTGATTTGGCTCTATCAGATTctaacatgaaaaataaaataagaaatactAAAAATATGTGAAGTTACTGCTCAATGTGATGTTTGTTAGCGGATGCGTCTAGTTTAATATTGTTACTGGTGGGGTAAGATgcccacaaaaaataaaaaaaacatcaacAATTATTCTTCATAATcttcattttaccttccaagtTCCACATCAATTAAAGATGAGAAACCCTTACCAGGTAAACCAATTATTTGGGAACAGTACAGCGTACAATAATCAgatcttcaaaaacaaaaaaacccctAGCAGTGGTACAGTGTGCAACAGACTTTTCAACTAGATTTGTTGGTATACATGATATAAAACAGTGGCTATCTGGGGAGTGCTCAAGTAAATTAAAGCAAAAGTTCTTATAACAATTCAACAACAGAATTTCAATGAAAATTCAAGGGGAGCATTTCAAAGGATACTTCCTATCTCTCTTGGAAGGTGGAATGAAACTAATCTATCTGTATCCAGTGAGTTATACCAAGAATTGAACAGCTGCACGATCCACTCGCAAGATGAAGATATTCTGTAGTTCTATTTCTACCAGTCAGAACCCTCTGGGAAAGGTTCTAGTGCATCTTGCTTGCCATTAACATAGAACTCTACTACTGCTTTCATCCTTGGAAGTTTATCTGGGTGGTAATTTACATGAACAATAACTGGCTTCAGCTTTTTAAGTCTTGCGTCTTTCCTAACTGTCTTAAAAAGAACCTTGCTGTTCATAAATAGATAGATATCCAAAGTTCTCTTGGCAGCATGAAGCCCATCATACCCAGGATGTGAGGGGTAAAAGAGCTCCTCATTAAAGACTGCTTGGTCCCATGATTTTGGCTCCCGAGAAAGCCGACCAGCCACACGATCCAACAACTCGATTGAAGCAAGTGTAGGCCTTATGTAAAAGAAACCAGAGTTATAAACCCATATCCTCATAGTATGAGCATATCGAGCCCAACCCATGGCAGGTTCATCGAAGACATCATTATATCCATAAGCTGTCATATTATTGTGACCATCAGACATAGACTCCACATCTGAATCCCTAGACAAATAATCAAATGGGTTCTGCAAGTACACTATATCAACATCCGAGAGAAGAACACTGTATCCCAGTTGTAAAAACTCTCTCAAAATGCGAAATTTCAGTCCAGACACGGCATGGTTACCTCCTGTCTTTGCAATTGAATCAATACCCTGATCTGGATCTCTCTTGTAGACTGGAACGCCATTAGATTTGCATAGATTTTCAATATGATCATCTAGTGCTACAACTAGATAATTAGGGATACCCACCTTCTTGATGCTAGTAAACCAGACCTCCAACATGCTTTGCACATTTGAGTTTGCGAGTGCAACTATAACTTCTTTCTGAATAGCAATTTCCTCCAAGATCTTTGCCAATCTTGGATTCACAGATTCATCAGGAACAACAGTCGGGTTAGTTCTCAAACCCTTGACAGTACCAAAAGGGCCAGCCTTGTACTTTTCACCCAAAACCATAAACTGCTTCTGTGCTTGATCTTTTCCTTGTTCGGCCAGCCGTAGCTTTTCCCTAAGATCCTTGAGCTGCTTGTTCAACTCAGCATTCTTCTCCGACAATGATGTAATATCTGACTTCAGCATGCTAATCCTTTCTGATGATTCACATGATGAACCAACCTAACAAATAAAACAGTAGGGAAAAACGAAACCCATATAAGcgattttttttagatacaatagtgttttttttttgtgtgtgtgtgtgtgtgtaggtgGGATCCGAACCTAGGTCCCTCATTT
This genomic stretch from Castanea sativa cultivar Marrone di Chiusa Pesio chromosome 1, ASM4071231v1 harbors:
- the LOC142621463 gene encoding arabinosyltransferase RRA3-like; translation: MAGRRDGPLMKDKDKDKDKVRSRIVFAIVIGVTLGCVFAFLYPHGLFTADSPIQNRRFGKSDLKVGSSCESSERISMLKSDITSLSEKNAELNKQLKDLREKLRLAEQGKDQAQKQFMVLGEKYKAGPFGTVKGLRTNPTVVPDESVNPRLAKILEEIAIQKEVIVALANSNVQSMLEVWFTSIKKVGIPNYLVVALDDHIENLCKSNGVPVYKRDPDQGIDSIAKTGGNHAVSGLKFRILREFLQLGYSVLLSDVDIVYLQNPFDYLSRDSDVESMSDGHNNMTAYGYNDVFDEPAMGWARYAHTMRIWVYNSGFFYIRPTLASIELLDRVAGRLSREPKSWDQAVFNEELFYPSHPGYDGLHAAKRTLDIYLFMNSKVLFKTVRKDARLKKLKPVIVHVNYHPDKLPRMKAVVEFYVNGKQDALEPFPEGSDW